atataatatatatttcaaTATGTATATATGAACTATAAGATATGATAGCTATAAATAATATGTATATCTTACGGAGCATGACATGTACATTACGGAGCATATTAATTCTACGGAGCATATATTACGGACAAATATTTAATTTTATCTATAAATAATACAATTAATTATATGaaataatattgtaaataatatatataatctatacatataacaatccataaataactttcaaccacaatcaagaaaaactttttgttttatatatatgtatagatatatacacCATAAACTTCAAAGTACGAAAACACCCATATTACATTTTTAATGTTATATACCGTAATTTcttgtaaatttatatatataggtcTTAAAAGATGTCCATTTTAGTAATTTTAAATGTTAAATTATCAAAAAATTTGATTTTCCCAAACACTAAAATACTGATTATTTGATTATTGCGATATAAAACAGCATAATCATATCCTAACACTGTTCGACTAAATCACATTTTGATACATCTGATTATATCTGATTCTGATTATttaaaacgcataatcaattttGCAAACGCTAATCTAAACACCCCCTAGAACCACGTTTTTTGTGCAGTAACCCCTTGGTTACTTCTTGATTTCCGCGATTTGAAGACCCAAAAACGCAAATAATCAATTTTTATCATTTATTTGCCAAACACTAAAAAGTGATTATTTATGATTTGTAAACGTAATAACTAAAAAATCAAGTTCCAATCACTTAGCCAAACACCCCCTTAATGGATTTTTGACATATGTTAGGGTTTGGGACTGCACGCAATACGTGCAAACCACAAGGACTGTCCGCATAATTATGTCAAACTAAAACAACACTTTTTGCCCGTTCATATAATTTACACCATAACAAGTTAACAACTCTTTCTACTCCTGAGTATAACATTATGTCTAAAATTCCATTATAATTTTAGTTTAGTGTTTGCGTCTTAAATTAAAATGGTAATGAATCATCCTATCCTCTGCATGCTACTGTACCTAAATCTTTTGCAACTTTCAGCAAAAAGTTGGTGTTACCTCTGTGCTTGATCTGTTGTACTTGGTGCAACAGGAGCATTATTGCTTGGTTCGGCACCATTTTCCTGTGGAGGTGGGGTCCCCCATTTCCTTTCCGACTCCAATGGCTCGATAATACAGACACCACCATCGCTAAGTCCCAATGCAAATTGATCAACTTCAGATGGATGTGCAGCAATCACTAGTGGATGCACCCTTAAACTACTGCAAAATCATATGCTATCAGAAAACTAGTACTAGTAGTGTCAAATTTGCCCGTTTACTTATAAAGTATCCAAGTCGAACAAATTTTTTTATAAAGATAGATAAATACACCAAGGAGTAAAAACTTACTTTGGATTGTTTGGCAGATAAGCAGTTGAACTGATCCGACAACGTAGCCTGAGTGTTGATCCAGTAAGGATACCAACACTTGCATCTTCAAAACCAACAAATATTGAATTGCTATCACATGAATAAGTAGCACTAGTGATCAACCCACTTGTCTCTAGCGGAAACCACTATTTAGAGAACAACAATGACATAGTTGTGTCAGTTCTTTATCACGACTATGAGATAATCTTCTCATTAAACATGTAAGGATTGCGATTATACAGATAAATAACAATT
This genomic window from Rutidosis leptorrhynchoides isolate AG116_Rl617_1_P2 chromosome 2, CSIRO_AGI_Rlap_v1, whole genome shotgun sequence contains:
- the LOC139887610 gene encoding topless-related protein 4-like; translated protein: IIAIGMDDSSIQIYNVRVDEVKTKLKGHSKRITGLAFSNVFNVLVSSGADSQLCIWNTNGWEKQTSKQLQIPVGHVAAPFADTHVQFHQDQTHLLAVHETQIAVYEAPKLESPKQWFPLETSGLITSATYSCDSNSIFVGFEDASVGILTGSTLRLRCRISSTAYLPNNPNLRVHPLVIAAHPSEVDQFALGLSDGGVCIIEPLESERKWGTPPPQENGAEPSNNAPVAPSTTDQAQR